The Amycolatopsis sp. DG1A-15b genome contains the following window.
ATCGAATCCAAGGACAAGCTCGGCAAGCACCGCTGGGTGATCGAACGAACCATGGCCTGGTTCACCGGAAACCGCCGCCTGACCCTGCGCTACGAACGCAAAGCCGACCACTTCCTCGCCTTCCTCATCTTCGGCGCCAGCCTCACCTGCTACAAGAAACTCCGCAAACTCACCACATGAGACAAGCTCTAAGTCTCATCTTCAGACCTGACACCCTCTGGGGAATAGCATTTTGGGTCATGGTCGAATCCATTCCAAAAAACCCAGAGGCGCCCACAGTTTGGGCACCGGAACATCGAATTACACGCTCCATATACCTCTTCCGCTTCGACCAAACCCTCAAATTTGTCGAATTCTGAGTCAGAAATGATCTTCCACTCTGCGGGATTAGGTATTTCGCCACTGATAGCAATGAGATAGCCACACCTACAGCGAAGCTTAGCCATCAGGGCATCACCACAATCTGACCGACGCGGGCTCCGGTACCAGCGATCCTTGCCTGGATGTTACCAAGTTGATCTGCGGTGACGCTCGTCCGGGAGAGATCGATGATCACGCCACCCCCCTGAACCTGGCTACCCTTCGAGGCAACTGCGCTAACGATTCTGCCCACGTTACCGGTCGTGGGGGTGTAGACATCCCAGTTCTCCCCGTCGACAACCAGGTCACTCGTGAGTCCGCCTGCCCTGGTTCCGACCGGATCCCTGAGCTCGACTCTGCTACCCCGACCCGCCATAAACTCCGCTGCATGAACCTCGGAGGCCGACGGACTAGCGGCCGAAATTTCCAGCCGACCCGGATTCGGGAGGTCTACAGGGCAGTTGTGCACGAGGACCGGCGTGGTGCCAGCTTGTACATAGTAGGTGTGGACACTGTCGACAGTGAGGTTATAAGTCCGGTCGGAGGCGGTGTAACGGCGCACGACCCCCACGTCGATTCGGCCACCACCCGGCGTGGCGAGCTGATCGCCGACTTTGAGGTCGGCAGCATCAGTCCAGGCACGGGTCGTCTCGTCCCAGAAGAGGTGATGCGCCGTCGTGACGATGGCCTTCAGACCGCCCGGCGTGAAGACTTCGACGTCGACGAAGTCACGGTCGTCGTCGGTGACATGCACCGCGGTCACGACGTGGCGCTCGACGACGCTGCCCCCAGGCTCAGCGTTGTCGATCTGATCGCCCACCTCGACGTCTTCGATCGGCTTGGTGCTGCCGTCCGCCATGAGCACCAGCGTTCCCGCGATGAAGCTGTTGCACCCGAAATCGCCGCGCCCGGCCCCCTTACCGCCGGCCGACCTGCCACCGGCACCGGCAAGAGCGAGGGCCTCGGCTTCCTCAGCGGTGTCACGAGCGAAGTCGTGCCACACAGCATCAGTTTCACAGTCCGCGTGATGCTCTACGCAATAAAGCGCGGCGATCTGTTTCGCACCGTTGACATCTCCTGTTTCGGTGAGGTATTCATACGCCCTACCGCACGCCGTCGCGCCATAACAAATACGCGACCCGATATTCTGACCGTTGACCTTCTCGCCCACCTCCGGCTTCCAGAAATCACCACCAGGGTTCCCGGTCGCACCGAAGCTGAACCAGCTCAGCAACTGCTGCTTGTTGGTGGATACCGGAGTATGGTGCGTCACCCAGCTCCGGCGTTTTTCGGCGACCTGTCCCTTGCGAACCCCCTTGCTGGTGAGCTTTTCCGGGCTGTAGTAACCGCTGATGCCATTACCGGCGACCGGGTCGATGTCGCAGTCGCCGCGCCAGCCGACGCAGTAGCCAGGGTTGTCCTCGGGCGCCAAACCGGTGGGATCGGTGAACGAGACCGGGCTGTTGTTGCTGTAGCTGTAAGCGTTCAACGACTGCGGATTGCCGGTGTCCAGAATCGGGTCCGCGGTCAAGAACCGCCCCGACAGCGGGTCGTAGTCGCGGGCGCCCAGGTGGGTCAGTCCGGTCGTTTCCTGGTAGCCGCCCACGAAACCGTGCTTGTCCGGCCAGGTCGACGGCGGCGTCCCGCGGCTGGTGCCGTACGGGTCCTGCCAGCGCTTGCTCACCGTGAGTTTGCTGCCCGCATCCACCGTCGCATACGTCGTGCCCTGGTGATCAGCCAGCGTCCAGCTCAACCCGCCTGACGACGTGCGGGTCGCGATGACCTGGCCGTTGTAGCTGTAGAAGCGCGTGCCCGAGGCGAAACTGCCGCCGGTCGGGACGAACAGCTCCATGTCCCCGACCGACAACGTCGTCCCGCTCGGATCCTTCATGATCAGCAGGTTGCCGTCGGCGTCGTAGAGGTAGCTGCTGTCTCCTCCGTTGGCCTCCTTCGCCGTCGCGACACGACCCTCCGCGTCATAGGTGAACGTCTGCGCCGCACCGGCCGGCCCACGGGTCTCCGTGCTTCCCGCCTTCGTGTAGCCGTAGCTCGTCTGGGTCGTACCCGATGGGCCTGTGGTCGTGACGGCCTCGACAGCGTGCGGCCGCGAAGCCCCCGGCGCCGGATACGTCGAAGCCGTCGTGACATCGCCGGACGTGGTGTGTTCGACTTGGGTCTTGCGGTTGCCGGTGTCGTCGAAGGTCCAGGATTTCCAGTACGGCGCGGCGCCGTCGATGCCTGCCGTGGTGGGCTGGGCCGTGCAGTCATTCGAGGCCGGGGTCCAGGCTTCGGTGAGCCGCTGCAGGTAGTCCTGCCGGAAGCACTGGACATCGCTCTTCGTACCCGGCGGGGTGTCAGCGATCTTCGTGAGGTTGCCGACCTGGTTGTAGGTGTAGACCCGGTTGGCGATCCAGTAGTCCGACTGCGTGGAGCGCTGCGCCTGGACCGTTTCGAGCTGGTTGGTGCCGTCGGCGTAGCTGTTGGTCACCGACACCTGGTACGGGCTTGAGGCGTCGTTGAAGTCGGTTCGCAGAACCTGGCCGAGCGGGTTGTAGCTGGTGTTCGATACCAACTGGAAGCCCATGCTGGAGGTTAGGGTCTTCACCGCGCCGCGGCTGTAGCGGTCGAAGGACAGTTGCTCGGCGGGCATGCCGTCGGCTCCTGGGCTGGTGACCGTGTTGACGGCGCCGGAGTTGGGGTCGTAGGTGGTGTAGGAGTCGTAGCTGCCGGAGAGCCCCGTTTCACCGGCAGGGATGGTCAGCCTGCTGCCGGTGGGTCGGCCGGCGGTGTCGTAGCCGGTGGTTTCCTTGGTGTAGGCCTTGGTGCCGACGTAGCGGGTGGAGCTGGTCGGTTGCCCGGGCAGGAGGGTGTCGTAGGTCCAGCCGGCGATCTTCGTGCCGGTGAGTGCCGGGCCGTCGTACTCGGCGGTCTTGCGGCCCAGATTGTCGTAGGTGTAGCTGACCAGCCGGTTGCGTGCGTCCGTTGTGGTCAGCAGCCGGCCGGCGGCGTCGTAGGTGAAGGTCGTCTTGCCGGTGTCCGGGTCGGTCGAGGCGATCTTGCGGTCTTTCAGGTCGTAGTCGAAGGACCAGGTGTTCTTGCCGGTCGTGTCGGTGACCGTGGCCTGCTTGCCGCTGCGGGTGTAGGTGTAGGTCGTCGTGTCGGCCAGTGAACCCGGGGTGTACTTCGCCGGGTCCTTGTACTGCAGCAGCTGGACGGCCTGGCCGAGGCCGTTGGTGATGGTGGTCGACGCGGTGCCGCCGGCCGGCGGGATCGTGGTCGTGCGGTCGCCGTCGGGGATGGTCGTCGTCCGCCACTGCTCGACGGCGTGCAGCAAGTAGGCGCTGGTCCGCGGGCTGCCCGCGCTGTCGAAGGTCGCCAGCGTGGTGTTCGGGACCGATGCGTCGTCGGTGACGTACAGCGTGGCCGACGGGGCCGCGCTGTTCCAATAGGCGTTGTGGGTCTTGTACGTCCGGCCCTGCGAGTCGTAGAACGTGTCGGTGATGATCCGGCCGGGCCCGTCGTCGGTGCGCGGCGCCTGGGTTTGAACGGTACGGCCGAGACCGTCGATGAGCGTGTACGACGTCGCGTACTGCCCATTCGCGAGCAGGGTCTGGGTGGCCACGTTGCTGACGCCGCCGCCGTTGCGGACGCTGTAGCTGTACATGACGTCCGCCGGCGCGTTCGCCGCCTTGCTGTGCCCCGGTTTCCACACCGAAAGAACCCGGCCGAGGGCGTCCTGCGTGGCGTCGGCGCGCAACCCGCTCGCGTCCTTGCTCGCGACGGTGATGCCGGAGACCGGGTCGAGGTACTTGGTGGAGGTGAACTTGGGTGCGTCCGCGGCGGCGGTGACCGGCGGCGTGGTGGTGTCGACCTGCGTGACCGGACCGCCCTCGGCCGGGGTGTAGGCCGTCGTGCTGGTCAGGCCGAGTGCGTCGGTGGTGCTGACCGCCCGGCCGTACTTGTCGTACCGGGTCGTCGCGGCCGGCGATTTGATCTTCTCCGTACCACCGGCCGGCCAGTCGTCGAGACTGTCGATCTGGGTGATGTTGCCTTCGCTGGGCGACGCACCGAAAGCCTGCTTGTCGTAGTAGAT
Protein-coding sequences here:
- a CDS encoding RHS repeat-associated core domain-containing protein; translated protein: MTGRSGLFQSNRSRRFVAFGVAVALFGSAQSAAEAAASGWHGLGWDRPPLQETKSVDGVDGGLRTPSAPSESRFSPAAAVWPAAATTEVDLPGEGASKSLPGQPMTLSRPHEKTAASSARHTSGKVRVNTLDQATTAKAGIKGVLVKVEPESGDTGGLVRLDVDYRSFGDAYGGDFGGRLHLVQYPSCLLATPDKPECHVGTALVSDNNTKTRHVAADVTLGQQQAATSMLVAAEADTKSGGGDFGATDLKPAGSWSAGGSSASFDYSYPIGTPAALGGTGPSVSLNYSSSSVDGLTSATNNQASGVGDGWSLSGGGFIERRYKGCSQDLGGNNGQTKTGDLCWFNDNATISFAGANGDLILDKNTQTWHPKDDDGTRVERLTGGANGDKFGEYWKVTTPDGVQYFFGLNHLPGWAAGKPETQSTWTAPVFGNNNLEPCNAATYAASWCNRAWRWNLDYVVDPHGNAIAYYYQPETNFYGLNRNASTANNPGTQYTRSGYLQKIEYGFNTKVADTFSHAPAQVLFDTAERCFPSGAVTCDPGQLNSGTATSWPDVPSETICAQGAVCVYNSPSFFSRKRYTKITTQVSDGGAGWKPVREWALAQSFPPTTDGNKTALWLDSITETGKISSPNTVGSAITLPATTFHAKSMANRVNANIQYTALTRNRIDAITTPQGGLTSVKYADPECKPGGPMPDPANLKGNTLSCYPVYWSPPGATDPVLDYFNKFRVTDVIEDANTTQQPQQKVTHYDFLGGAAWHYDDDPFSDPKYRTWSQWRGYGDVKTTTGLGPAGGDPSGPPVTTETFYLRGMEGATVTSPNWHESVTDRKEVAGVARETVTYRDDQVVGGTLTEPWVSNPTATDADGRTATYTGTDTARTRTWLDTTSTWRVSRTHTTHGKYGLVTAVQTEGDTSDPKQTSCTLTTYLENTTAWLLNSSSQVQKISGVCDDKTNPPGPGNIISDSRIYYDKQAFGASPSEGNITQIDSLDDWPAGGTEKIKSPAATTRYDKYGRAVSTTDALGLTSTTAYTPAEGGPVTQVDTTTPPVTAAADAPKFTSTKYLDPVSGITVASKDASGLRADATQDALGRVLSVWKPGHSKAANAPADVMYSYSVRNGGGVSNVATQTLLANGQYATSYTLIDGLGRTVQTQAPRTDDGPGRIITDTFYDSQGRTYKTHNAYWNSAAPSATLYVTDDASVPNTTLATFDSAGSPRTSAYLLHAVEQWRTTTIPDGDRTTTIPPAGGTASTTITNGLGQAVQLLQYKDPAKYTPGSLADTTTYTYTRSGKQATVTDTTGKNTWSFDYDLKDRKIASTDPDTGKTTFTYDAAGRLLTTTDARNRLVSYTYDNLGRKTAEYDGPALTGTKIAGWTYDTLLPGQPTSSTRYVGTKAYTKETTGYDTAGRPTGSRLTIPAGETGLSGSYDSYTTYDPNSGAVNTVTSPGADGMPAEQLSFDRYSRGAVKTLTSSMGFQLVSNTSYNPLGQVLRTDFNDASSPYQVSVTNSYADGTNQLETVQAQRSTQSDYWIANRVYTYNQVGNLTKIADTPPGTKSDVQCFRQDYLQRLTEAWTPASNDCTAQPTTAGIDGAAPYWKSWTFDDTGNRKTQVEHTTSGDVTTASTYPAPGASRPHAVEAVTTTGPSGTTQTSYGYTKAGSTETRGPAGAAQTFTYDAEGRVATAKEANGGDSSYLYDADGNLLIMKDPSGTTLSVGDMELFVPTGGSFASGTRFYSYNGQVIATRTSSGGLSWTLADHQGTTYATVDAGSKLTVSKRWQDPYGTSRGTPPSTWPDKHGFVGGYQETTGLTHLGARDYDPLSGRFLTADPILDTGNPQSLNAYSYSNNSPVSFTDPTGLAPEDNPGYCVGWRGDCDIDPVAGNGISGYYSPEKLTSKGVRKGQVAEKRRSWVTHHTPVSTNKQQLLSWFSFGATGNPGGDFWKPEVGEKVNGQNIGSRICYGATACGRAYEYLTETGDVNGAKQIAALYCVEHHADCETDAVWHDFARDTAEEAEALALAGAGGRSAGGKGAGRGDFGCNSFIAGTLVLMADGSTKPIEDVEVGDQIDNAEPGGSVVERHVVTAVHVTDDDRDFVDVEVFTPGGLKAIVTTAHHLFWDETTRAWTDAADLKVGDQLATPGGGRIDVGVVRRYTASDRTYNLTVDSVHTYYVQAGTTPVLVHNCPVDLPNPGRLEISAASPSASEVHAAEFMAGRGSRVELRDPVGTRAGGLTSDLVVDGENWDVYTPTTGNVGRIVSAVASKGSQVQGGGVIIDLSRTSVTADQLGNIQARIAGTGARVGQIVVMP